Proteins encoded together in one Spirochaetota bacterium window:
- a CDS encoding Rid family hydrolase has product MMKHVRVSPAACYSVFTTSAGADEYHIVIGPEPDSFAKALTDAVAIYTDLIKSIGLSMDTQVFTRIHTGDLSNQFDSLHHSKLYDIAVDGGYSFVEQSPLNDRQLTFFAYHVKNAKKPLMKTSVRDSGRRPSNHVSIAGEHYTLFYAANYQRPAPFTSYDQTKMIFEDYDSFLHEHGQTLLDNVIRTWMFVRDIGNHYRGMVDARREYFNEHGLTKYSRYLASTGIEGRSRESWVLVDMDALSYAGIREEQIVRMEAPENMCPTHDYNVTFERGVKVTFGDREQMFISGTASIDNKGEILFPADARKQTERAVENIRALLKPNGSDLADLAYAIVYLRCPADARAVLGVLDELFPKDLPVVRVHAPVCRPGWLVEIEGVAIRDAKHSVPDFL; this is encoded by the coding sequence ATGATGAAGCACGTTCGAGTATCGCCTGCTGCCTGCTATTCGGTGTTCACCACGAGCGCCGGCGCCGATGAATATCATATCGTCATCGGTCCGGAACCGGACTCGTTCGCGAAGGCGCTCACCGATGCGGTCGCCATCTACACCGATCTCATCAAGAGCATAGGTCTTTCGATGGATACGCAGGTGTTCACGAGGATACACACGGGCGATCTTTCCAATCAATTCGACTCGCTCCACCATTCGAAGCTCTACGACATCGCCGTCGACGGCGGGTATTCGTTCGTCGAGCAATCGCCGCTCAACGACCGACAGCTCACGTTCTTCGCCTACCACGTGAAGAACGCGAAGAAACCGCTCATGAAGACCTCGGTACGCGACAGCGGCAGGCGTCCGAGCAATCATGTATCGATAGCCGGCGAGCACTACACGCTTTTCTACGCGGCGAATTATCAGCGCCCAGCGCCGTTCACCTCCTACGATCAGACGAAGATGATATTCGAGGATTACGATTCCTTCCTCCACGAGCACGGGCAGACGCTTCTTGATAATGTGATACGTACGTGGATGTTCGTCCGCGATATCGGCAATCATTATCGCGGCATGGTGGATGCGCGGCGCGAGTATTTCAACGAACACGGTCTCACGAAATATTCGCGGTATCTTGCGAGCACCGGCATTGAGGGTAGAAGCCGCGAAAGCTGGGTGCTTGTCGATATGGACGCGCTGTCCTATGCCGGGATACGCGAAGAGCAGATCGTACGCATGGAGGCGCCGGAGAACATGTGTCCGACGCATGACTATAATGTCACCTTCGAACGCGGCGTGAAGGTGACGTTCGGCGACCGCGAACAGATGTTCATCTCCGGAACGGCGAGCATCGACAATAAGGGGGAGATACTGTTCCCCGCTGATGCACGCAAGCAGACGGAGCGTGCCGTGGAGAATATCCGCGCATTGCTCAAGCCCAACGGCTCTGACCTCGCGGACCTTGCCTACGCGATCGTGTATCTGCGCTGCCCTGCGGATGCGCGTGCCGTGCTTGGCGTGCTTGATGAGTTGTTCCCGAAGGACCTGCCGGTGGTCCGTGTCCATGCCCCGGTATGCCGCCCCGGATGGCTCGTTGAGATAGAGGGCGTTGCGATCCGCGACGCGAAGCATTCCGTGCCGGATTTCCTCTAG
- a CDS encoding DUF1553 domain-containing protein, with amino-acid sequence MKNAVLIILSLIAISTALMPQGKKTARKTETAARYTPKIYKDFAIKNRIDELVLAKLEEKRIKPAEAVNDETFLRRVYLDITGTIPQSTDVRKFLDSTDQHRREKVVDALLASEEHIDYLTMKWLDLLRVRSEFPINLWPNAVQAYHRWIREAVVSNMAYDRFARELITASGVNFRDPPVNFYRAIPRKEPLVIAQAVALTFLGARTDKWPKDEALGFAAFFSKLAYKSTMEWKEEIIYYDPDKKPLMGTNGVPVQPLLPDGTKIAYDMALDPRMQFADWLITPENPWFAKAIVNRVWYWYLGRGIIHEPDDIRDDNPPANAELLAWLEKDFIAHKYDMKYLIRQILNSGTYQLASKPAENTPTNDIYFSRYYIRRIDAEVIIDALCRITGTTESYSSPVPEPFTYIPEDQTSVRLNDGSITSSFLEMFGRPSRDSGAEMERNNRPSAAQELHLLNSSHVQDKLRRSTTLRRVLTQARTPEKQVEELYLSILSRFPTAEEKEIALEHMKANARNNDGIGDIAWALVNASEFILKH; translated from the coding sequence GTGAAGAACGCTGTTCTCATCATCCTTTCCCTGATCGCGATATCGACGGCGCTCATGCCGCAGGGGAAGAAGACGGCGAGGAAGACCGAAACGGCGGCACGGTATACGCCGAAGATCTATAAGGACTTTGCCATAAAGAACCGCATTGACGAGCTCGTGCTTGCGAAGCTTGAAGAGAAGCGGATAAAGCCGGCGGAAGCGGTGAACGATGAAACGTTCCTCCGCCGCGTGTACCTCGATATTACGGGGACGATACCGCAGAGCACGGATGTGAGGAAATTCCTCGACTCCACGGATCAGCATCGCCGGGAAAAGGTCGTTGATGCATTGCTCGCAAGCGAAGAACACATCGATTATCTTACGATGAAATGGCTCGATCTTCTGCGGGTACGCTCGGAATTCCCCATCAATCTCTGGCCCAATGCCGTACAGGCGTATCATCGCTGGATACGCGAAGCGGTGGTGAGCAATATGGCATATGACCGTTTCGCGCGCGAACTCATAACCGCGAGCGGCGTGAATTTCCGCGACCCGCCGGTGAATTTCTACCGTGCCATCCCGCGTAAGGAACCGCTCGTCATCGCACAGGCGGTGGCGCTCACGTTCCTTGGTGCGCGAACGGACAAGTGGCCGAAGGATGAAGCCCTCGGTTTCGCGGCGTTCTTTTCCAAGCTCGCCTATAAGTCGACCATGGAATGGAAGGAAGAGATCATATATTACGATCCTGACAAAAAACCGCTCATGGGAACGAACGGTGTCCCCGTACAGCCGCTGCTCCCCGACGGAACGAAGATTGCCTATGACATGGCGCTCGATCCGCGCATGCAGTTCGCGGATTGGCTCATCACCCCGGAAAACCCCTGGTTTGCCAAGGCCATCGTCAACCGCGTATGGTATTGGTATCTGGGGCGCGGCATCATACACGAGCCCGATGATATCAGGGATGACAATCCGCCGGCGAATGCAGAACTCCTTGCCTGGCTGGAGAAGGATTTTATCGCGCATAAGTACGATATGAAATATCTCATACGGCAGATCCTGAACTCGGGAACGTATCAGCTTGCTTCGAAACCCGCGGAGAACACGCCGACCAATGACATCTATTTTTCCCGCTATTACATCCGCCGGATCGATGCGGAGGTGATCATCGATGCGCTCTGCAGGATAACCGGTACGACGGAATCGTATTCGAGCCCGGTGCCGGAGCCGTTCACCTACATCCCTGAGGATCAGACATCGGTACGGCTTAATGACGGCAGTATTACGAGCTCCTTCCTCGAAATGTTCGGCCGCCCGTCGCGCGATTCCGGCGCGGAGATGGAGCGCAATAACAGGCCGTCCGCCGCGCAGGAGCTGCATCTGTTGAACTCAAGCCATGTACAGGATAAGCTTCGCCGCAGCACAACGCTTCGCCGTGTGCTCACCCAGGCGCGAACGCCGGAGAAGCAGGTCGAAGAGCTCTATCTTTCCATACTTTCCCGTTTCCCGACGGCGGAGGAAAAGGAGATAGCGCTCGAACATATGAAAGCAAATGCACGGAATAATGACGGCATCGGCGATATCGCATGGGCGTTGGTGAACGCAAGTGAGTTCATTCTCAAGCATTAG